In the genome of Candidatus Methylomirabilota bacterium, the window TGGCGCTCGGCGACCTCCTCGTTCTGCCGTCGCTCGCCGAGCCCTTCGGGCGCGTGCTGATCGAGGCCATGGCGATGGCCCGGGCAGTCGTCGCGACGTCCGCGGGCGGCGTGCCCGAGATTGTCGTGCACGGCGAGACGGGCCTGCTCGTCCCGCCCGCCGACCCCCGGGCGCTCGCCGCGGCGGTGCGTGAGCTGCTCGACGACCCGGCGCGCGCGGCGCGGCTGGGCGCGGCCGGGCGCCGTCGCGCGCAAGCGGAGTTCGGCCTCGCCCGCCACGCGGCGGCGGTGGGGGCGCTCTACGACGAGCTCCTCTCGGAAGGCCATGGGGGTCTGTAACCTCTGTGGCGGCACGCGTTGGGAGACCCTCGAAGAGGTGGGGACGACGGGCGTCGTGCGATGCGCCTGCGGGCTCGTGTTCGTCACACCCACACCGCCCCGTGCCGCGCTCGAGGCGGCATACGACGCGGCGTACTACCAGCCGTGGCAAGCGGAGATGGGGAGCCGTCGGCGGATCTGGCGGCGCCGTATGGGGCTGGTCGACGCGCTCGTTGCGGCGCCGGGCAGGCTTCTGGACGTCGGTTGCGGTACCGGCGAGTTCCTCGAGCTCGCGCGCGCCCGGGGCTGGCAGGTGACGGGTACTGAGATCTCGGCCTACGCCGTGGCGACCGCGACGACGCGCCGGCTCGACGTCGCCCGCGGCGAGGTGTGGGAGGCGGGCTTACCCCCGGAGGCCTTCGACGTCGCGACCTCGTGGCACGTGATCGAGCACGTGGCCGACCCGCGCCGAGTGCTCGACGAGATGCACCGGGTCTTGCGTCCCGGCGGCTGGCTCGTGCTCGCCACCCCGAACCTGGACGACTGGATCTTCCGGGCGGCATACCGGCTGACCCGCGGCCATCGTCCGCCACTCTACGAGCAGGAGGAACGGGAGATCCATCTCTTCCACTTCTCCGCTCGCTCGCTCCGTGCCCTGGTCGCGGCGGCCGGCTTCGACGTCGTCGCCGTCGGCTTCGACCGAGACGCGGCGGCGGTTGCCACGAAGCGCATCGTCAACGACCTCGCGTATGCCTTCTTTCGCGTGACGGGCATCAACTGGGGCATGGCTCTCCGGCTCACCGCCCGGAAACCCGGCGGCCATGCGGCGTAGCTGGCTCTTCGCGTGCGGTGTGCTCCTCCTTGTGGCTCTCGTCGTCCGCCTCGCGTACATCGACCTCCTCGACGACTCCATGAGCGCCGACGAGGCGGTCGGCGCTCTGATGACGCTCAAGATCGCCCGCGGCGAGGAATTCCCGCTGATGTTCTGGGAAGCCTCGTACTCGGGCACGTTTCCCTTCCTTCTCGGCGCCGTCGGCTTCCGGTTGGTCGAGCCGTCGCTCACGGTGCTGCGCCTCGCGCTCCTGCCGCTGGCGCTTGTCGGCATCGCGGCGACTGTCTCGACCGCGCGCGCCCGCTGGGGCGTCGGGCCCGCGCTCGTCGGCGGCGCGTGGTTCGCCCTTGGCCCGCCTCTGCTGTTCGCCTACTCGACCCGGGCCATGAACGGCTATCCGGAGGTGCTCGCGTTCGGAGGGCTGACACTCTGGTTCGCGACGCGGCTCAGGGAGCGGCCTCGTGGCGAAGCGTCCGGCCTATGGCGGTGGACGCTGTTCGGCGCCGTGGCCGGGTTCGGCGTTTATAGCTTCTTGTTCGTCCTGCCCATCTTCGCCGGCGCCGTCTGGGCTTTGTGCCGCGCCCGCGGCGCGCCGAGCCGCCGCGAGCTCGCGGCCCTGGCCGCCGGATTCCTCGTGGGCGTATCACCCTTCGTTCTCTACAACGTCATCCACCCGGGTGCGTCGGTGATCCGGCTAGGTGCCCGTCTCTTCGATGTTTCCCGGAGCGACGTGGCGGGGTCGTCCCGGCTGCTCGTCCTCGCGGGCGACAAAGCCGCCGGCTACATCTTCCGCCTGGTCCGGTTGCCGGCGACGCTGCTGAGCAACCTGCCACCCGCCTTGGGGCTGCCCGGGTGGGGCATCTGGATCACCGCCGTCGTGGTCGCGATGTCGGTCGTCGCCGCCCGCGCACGACCGCGTCCCGACTTCGGCCTGGACCTGCTCGGGCGGTGCGGGCTGCTCCTGCTGCTCTTTGTATGGGGTTCGGACCT includes:
- a CDS encoding class I SAM-dependent methyltransferase; this encodes MGTTGVVRCACGLVFVTPTPPRAALEAAYDAAYYQPWQAEMGSRRRIWRRRMGLVDALVAAPGRLLDVGCGTGEFLELARARGWQVTGTEISAYAVATATTRRLDVARGEVWEAGLPPEAFDVATSWHVIEHVADPRRVLDEMHRVLRPGGWLVLATPNLDDWIFRAAYRLTRGHRPPLYEQEEREIHLFHFSARSLRALVAAAGFDVVAVGFDRDAAAVATKRIVNDLAYAFFRVTGINWGMALRLTARKPGGHAA